A single genomic interval of uncultured Pseudodesulfovibrio sp. harbors:
- a CDS encoding Fe-S-containing hydro-lyase, whose amino-acid sequence MAEYKLTTPLTDEDIAQLKAGDVVFLTGTIHSARDAAHKKLFELLDAGKELPFDLEGSAIYYVGPSPAPVGRPIGAAGPTTSYRMDTFAPRLYELGMKASIGKGKRNDDVKAAMEQHKGVYFGATGGAGALLSNSIVESTVIAFEELGPEAVRAMKVKDFPLLVINDCHGGELYVKPDVEAAI is encoded by the coding sequence ATGGCTGAATATAAATTGACCACTCCGTTGACGGATGAGGATATCGCACAGCTCAAGGCCGGTGACGTTGTCTTTTTGACCGGAACCATTCATTCCGCACGTGATGCCGCCCATAAAAAATTGTTCGAATTGCTTGATGCGGGCAAGGAATTGCCGTTCGATCTGGAAGGTTCCGCCATCTACTATGTCGGGCCGTCTCCGGCACCTGTGGGCCGTCCCATCGGTGCTGCCGGACCGACAACCAGCTACCGTATGGATACGTTCGCACCGCGTCTGTATGAACTCGGCATGAAGGCAAGCATCGGCAAGGGAAAGCGTAATGACGATGTGAAAGCGGCCATGGAGCAGCACAAGGGCGTGTACTTCGGGGCCACTGGTGGTGCCGGGGCGCTTTTGTCCAATTCCATCGTTGAATCCACGGTGATCGCTTTCGAGGAATTGGGACCGGAGGCCGTTCGTGCCATGAAGGTGAAGGATTTTCCTTTGCTGGTCATCAACGATTGTCATGGCGGGGAACTGTACGTCAAACCCGATGTGGAAGCGGCAATATAA
- a CDS encoding fumarate hydratase gives MREIQASDVVEAVARMCVSSNTELPQDVRNKLEQAMAAETSPSAKEVLRQLLENADLAMETKLPLCQDCGLAVLFVEVGDDCRVVGGNLREAINEGVRKGYDEGYLRKSACDPLTRKNTGDGTPAVIHFDMVPGDKLKISYMAKGGGAENMSRVTMLAPAQGWDGVRKFVIERVAEAGPNPCPPTVIGIGIGGTFEHSAKIAKKALLRKLDDTHPDPDLAAKEKELEEALNRLGIGPMGLGGKTTVLGVKIAMEPCHLASLPLAVNVQCHSQRHEEVVL, from the coding sequence ATGAGAGAGATTCAGGCTTCGGACGTTGTGGAGGCCGTGGCGAGAATGTGTGTCTCGTCCAATACGGAACTGCCGCAGGACGTCCGCAATAAATTGGAACAGGCTATGGCTGCGGAGACATCTCCGTCTGCCAAAGAGGTGTTGCGTCAGCTGCTGGAAAATGCCGACCTTGCCATGGAAACGAAACTGCCGCTGTGTCAGGACTGTGGTCTGGCGGTGCTGTTCGTTGAAGTGGGCGATGATTGCAGGGTGGTTGGCGGCAATTTGCGTGAGGCCATCAACGAAGGCGTGCGTAAGGGATATGACGAAGGTTACCTGCGTAAATCCGCCTGCGACCCGCTGACCCGTAAGAATACGGGTGACGGAACCCCGGCTGTGATTCATTTCGACATGGTGCCGGGCGATAAACTGAAAATCAGTTATATGGCCAAGGGCGGCGGTGCAGAGAATATGAGCCGTGTCACCATGCTCGCTCCGGCGCAGGGCTGGGACGGCGTCAGAAAATTTGTCATCGAGCGTGTGGCCGAGGCAGGACCGAACCCGTGTCCGCCTACTGTCATCGGCATCGGTATCGGCGGTACGTTCGAGCATTCTGCCAAGATCGCCAAAAAGGCACTCCTGCGGAAACTGGACGATACGCATCCAGATCCTGATCTTGCTGCAAAGGAAAAGGAACTTGAAGAGGCTCTGAATCGTCTTGGCATCGGTCCCATGGGACTGGGCGGAAAGACCACTGTCCTTGGTGTGAAGATCGCCATGGAGCCTTGTCATCTGGCGAGTCTGCCGCTGGCTGTTAATGTACAGTGTCATTCCCAGCGTCACGAGGAGGTTGTACTGTAA
- a CDS encoding fumarate reductase iron-sulfur subunit: MSRLLKFNIFRYNPQDSQSEPHMEEFVLEETDSMTLFIALNRIREEQDPSLQFDFCCRAGICGSCGMVINGRPGLACHTKTKDLPGEITLLPLPVFKLVGDLSVDTGSWFRDMYTKTESWIHTDKEFDPTALEERMDNKDAVAIYELERCVECGCCIAACGTARMREDFLGAASLNRVARFLIDPRDQRTENDYYEIIGNDMGIFGCMGLLACEDVCPKQLPLQNQLGFLRRKMGITSLKRIFKK, encoded by the coding sequence ATGTCCAGATTACTGAAATTCAATATATTCCGGTATAACCCGCAGGACTCCCAGTCCGAACCGCACATGGAGGAGTTCGTTCTGGAAGAGACCGATTCCATGACCCTCTTCATTGCGCTCAATCGCATTCGTGAAGAGCAGGACCCGTCTCTCCAGTTTGACTTCTGCTGCCGCGCCGGTATCTGCGGTTCCTGCGGCATGGTCATCAACGGACGTCCCGGTCTCGCCTGTCACACCAAAACCAAGGACCTGCCCGGTGAGATCACGCTTCTGCCGCTGCCTGTCTTCAAGCTGGTAGGAGACCTCTCCGTGGACACCGGTTCCTGGTTCCGTGACATGTACACCAAGACCGAGTCCTGGATTCATACGGATAAGGAATTCGATCCCACCGCCCTTGAGGAGCGCATGGACAACAAGGACGCTGTGGCCATTTACGAGCTCGAGCGTTGCGTTGAATGCGGTTGTTGTATCGCGGCCTGCGGTACAGCGCGCATGCGCGAGGATTTCCTCGGCGCAGCGTCTCTCAATCGTGTCGCCCGTTTCCTTATCGACCCGCGCGACCAGCGGACCGAGAACGATTATTACGAGATCATCGGTAATGATATGGGTATCTTCGGCTGCATGGGCCTGCTCGCCTGTGAAGACGTCTGCCCCAAGCAGTTGCCGCTCCAGAATCAGCTCGGATTCCTGCGCCGCAAAATGGGTATCACTTCATTGAAGCGCATATTCAAGAAGTAG
- a CDS encoding fumarate reductase flavoprotein subunit, whose protein sequence is MQTIYTDLLVVGAGLAGERAAVEAADAGFSAICLSLVPARRSHSSAAQGGMQASLGNSVMGEGDCPDVHFEDTVKGSDWGCDQEVARMFADTAPIEMRRLAHWGVPWNRVVPGKSIYYKGGKQFEKVEKEEKEGLIMARSFGGTAKWRTCYTSDGTGHAVMCTMDNRCAQAGVEVHDKTEAISLIQDGDTCYGVVARCLRTGELRTYLAKATMIAAGGFGRIYPNTTNAVICDGGAHTMCVASGVVPMGNMEAVQFHPTGIVPTDILVTEGCRGDGGTLLDVDEKRFMHEYEPEKAELASRDVVARWMTHHMREGHGVKSPYGEHLWLDIRHLGAEHITGKLREVYEICTSFLGINPIHQLIPVRPTHHYSMGGVRTNKDGAAYGLKGLFAAGEAACWDMHGFNRLGGNSLAETVVAGGIIGKKIAEFLEGCETVFKTNLVSDEVKKQQSRIDALVNCTNGSENVYKVRAAMQDALAKGANIFRTQEGLEECVATLQDTLIRSRNVGLRSNGKGVNPELAAALKLEGQVKMALMVGYGALQRTESRGSHNREDFPARNDRDWLVRTLAYWKSESDTLPTLEYEPATEVVELPPGDRGYGKSEIISADSKKGK, encoded by the coding sequence ATGCAGACTATCTACACCGATTTACTTGTTGTCGGCGCGGGTCTTGCGGGTGAGCGTGCAGCTGTCGAAGCTGCCGACGCCGGTTTCTCCGCCATCTGTCTCAGCCTTGTTCCGGCCCGTCGTTCCCACTCTTCCGCAGCACAGGGTGGAATGCAGGCCTCGCTTGGTAATAGTGTAATGGGCGAGGGCGACTGTCCTGATGTCCACTTCGAAGATACGGTCAAAGGCTCCGACTGGGGCTGCGATCAGGAAGTGGCACGTATGTTCGCTGACACCGCTCCCATTGAAATGCGCCGCTTGGCTCACTGGGGTGTGCCGTGGAACCGCGTTGTTCCGGGCAAGTCCATCTACTACAAGGGCGGCAAGCAGTTCGAGAAGGTCGAGAAGGAAGAAAAGGAAGGCCTCATCATGGCCCGTTCTTTCGGCGGTACTGCCAAATGGCGTACCTGCTACACTTCCGACGGTACCGGACATGCGGTCATGTGTACGATGGACAACCGCTGTGCTCAGGCTGGCGTTGAAGTTCACGACAAGACCGAAGCCATTTCCCTGATTCAGGATGGCGATACCTGCTACGGCGTGGTTGCCCGTTGTCTCCGGACCGGTGAGCTACGCACGTACCTTGCCAAGGCGACCATGATCGCGGCCGGTGGTTTCGGACGTATTTACCCGAACACCACCAACGCGGTGATCTGTGACGGCGGCGCGCATACCATGTGTGTGGCATCCGGCGTGGTCCCCATGGGCAACATGGAAGCCGTCCAGTTCCATCCCACCGGCATCGTGCCGACTGACATCCTCGTTACCGAGGGCTGCCGCGGTGACGGCGGAACGCTTCTCGACGTTGACGAGAAACGCTTCATGCATGAATACGAGCCGGAAAAAGCCGAACTCGCTTCCCGTGACGTTGTCGCCCGCTGGATGACGCATCACATGCGTGAAGGCCACGGTGTGAAAAGCCCGTACGGCGAGCACCTCTGGCTCGACATCCGCCACCTTGGAGCCGAGCACATCACCGGTAAGCTCCGTGAAGTTTACGAAATCTGTACTTCCTTCCTCGGTATCAACCCGATTCATCAGCTGATTCCGGTTCGTCCGACCCATCACTATTCCATGGGTGGCGTTCGTACCAACAAGGACGGTGCCGCTTACGGTCTCAAGGGGCTGTTCGCAGCCGGTGAGGCTGCCTGCTGGGATATGCACGGCTTCAACCGTCTCGGTGGTAACTCCCTGGCTGAAACAGTTGTCGCCGGTGGCATCATCGGCAAGAAGATCGCCGAATTCCTCGAAGGTTGCGAGACTGTCTTCAAGACGAACCTCGTTTCAGATGAAGTCAAGAAGCAGCAGAGCCGTATCGATGCGCTGGTCAACTGCACCAACGGTAGCGAGAACGTGTACAAGGTTCGCGCGGCAATGCAGGACGCTCTGGCCAAGGGCGCAAACATCTTCCGTACCCAGGAGGGGCTGGAGGAGTGTGTGGCGACCTTGCAGGATACCCTGATCCGTTCCCGGAATGTCGGCCTCCGTTCAAACGGCAAGGGCGTCAACCCGGAACTCGCAGCCGCCCTTAAGCTTGAAGGGCAGGTCAAGATGGCGCTTATGGTCGGTTACGGCGCATTGCAGCGCACGGAATCCCGCGGTTCTCATAACCGTGAAGACTTCCCTGCACGTAATGACCGTGATTGGCTCGTCCGGACGCTCGCCTACTGGAAGAGCGAAAGCGATACCCTTCCGACTCTTGAGTACGAACCGGCGACCGAAGTCGTCGAGCTTCCTCCGGGAGATCGCGGTTACGGCAAGTCAGAAATCATCAGCGCAGACAGCAAGAAGGGTAAGTAA
- a CDS encoding succinate dehydrogenase/fumarate reductase cytochrome b subunit yields MPISYAPAGKTGKWDGAMDWLQMLSGICLILFVWCHAFLESSVIISPELLNTIGHFLEATGMVQVGGPLIFLVFLAHFVLAARKIPFRFEAQASIWHQAKMLRHGDTWTWIVQAASAMIILIMAAIHMWVALSDLPITAAKSAARIQSGGWSIFFLFLLVLTHVHVGAGLYRIGVKWGFVKDTERAVFLKTVTMIVFGFIGLGLITLGRYFFMSVN; encoded by the coding sequence ATGCCCATTAGTTACGCACCTGCCGGCAAAACCGGCAAGTGGGACGGTGCTATGGATTGGCTCCAGATGCTTTCCGGGATCTGCCTCATCCTGTTTGTCTGGTGTCATGCGTTTTTGGAGTCCAGTGTTATCATTAGTCCTGAGCTCCTGAACACCATAGGTCACTTCCTTGAAGCCACCGGCATGGTTCAGGTCGGCGGCCCGCTCATCTTTCTTGTCTTTCTGGCTCACTTTGTACTCGCAGCCCGCAAGATTCCCTTCCGCTTCGAAGCGCAGGCCTCCATCTGGCATCAGGCCAAAATGCTGCGCCACGGTGATACCTGGACGTGGATAGTGCAGGCTGCTTCCGCCATGATCATTCTCATCATGGCTGCCATTCACATGTGGGTGGCTCTCAGCGATCTGCCCATCACGGCGGCCAAGTCCGCGGCACGCATTCAGAGCGGAGGCTGGAGCATCTTTTTCCTGTTCCTTCTTGTTCTTACCCATGTGCATGTCGGTGCCGGTTTGTACCGTATCGGCGTAAAATGGGGTTTTGTGAAGGATACCGAGCGCGCCGTATTCCTGAAAACCGTGACCATGATCGTGTTCGGCTTCATCGGACTCGGACTGATCACTTTGGGTCGTTACTTTTTCATGAGCGTCAACTAA
- a CDS encoding pitrilysin family protein encodes MFRKLLMLAGVIVLLTGCQTYMKKKTHTIDTQTLPTLSPTPGSQTHIIKLKNGLTVLIKEDDRFPLVNARLMVHAGSAYETPKTAGISHLLEHMVFKGTDKREVGQSARDIESIGGSMNAATSFDYTVYYVEVPEKEWKLGLDVITDMAFHATIDPKELKSEKKVVLEELERGEDNPGSKLFKTIQGMIWNDTSYEWPIIGFRDTVESFSSKDIHNYIGEFYQPQSMLLSVVGKVDPEQILAEAERLLGGLKNTRPVTPPEPFTIPATGKGPRVVKMSGNWNKVYLGAAFPIPHGSSAQIAGLELLSQLLGGDDTSRFYRKFKYEERLVDDISVSPLALERGGMLYINATLDSEKVEEFWTKLMAELATFDASQFTDQEVERARLNLEDSLFLTKETLSGLSSKLAYFQFFEGGEQAEKNYLFELGQVDRTELKALYKEFVRPDQLATAVMVPESNGVSPETLTAITEAQWPVQNGVKKQQAAAKTTTQREIELPGGSKLVLLPDETLPYTAMSLYWTGGDGELDPDQQGLAALTAKALTRGNMDMSATEVQDFLSDHAASLGSSAGRNIFAVESKFPTRFTGDMLPLLRKALTAPAFDETEIKRAKQDQISGIKRREDQPLGLAFRHLFPFLYKTGPYALLHQGTPAEVEATTQADIMRFWGRQSMQPFVMAVCGQFDDEIIEGFASELAATMTAPGTAYQFTTPEWNTERESVMHLPDRNQSHLLKIFPTPGKTDRDASARLELLRAALSGQSGLLFRDLRDKQGLAYTVTSMLWQSRNTGFMALYIGTSPDKVDQSLEGFDTVLADLAANKLPEEELARARNILTGDYYQEHQSLISRSRQAASLLARGFDRNYEQDIIERAQKVTPDEIREIVREYLNPEKAYLMKVTP; translated from the coding sequence ATGTTCCGAAAACTACTTATGCTGGCCGGAGTCATCGTACTCCTCACCGGCTGCCAAACGTACATGAAAAAGAAAACACACACCATCGACACACAGACGCTGCCGACACTCTCTCCCACGCCCGGGAGTCAGACACATATCATCAAACTCAAAAACGGCCTGACTGTGCTTATCAAGGAAGATGACCGTTTCCCGCTCGTCAATGCACGGCTCATGGTCCACGCTGGCAGCGCCTATGAGACCCCGAAGACCGCGGGCATCAGCCATCTCCTTGAACATATGGTCTTCAAGGGAACCGACAAACGCGAAGTGGGACAGTCGGCCCGAGACATCGAGTCCATCGGCGGCAGCATGAACGCGGCCACCAGTTTCGACTACACGGTGTACTATGTCGAAGTCCCTGAAAAGGAATGGAAACTCGGTCTGGATGTCATTACCGACATGGCCTTTCACGCAACGATTGATCCCAAAGAGCTCAAGAGCGAAAAAAAGGTCGTGCTTGAAGAACTGGAGCGCGGCGAAGACAATCCCGGCAGTAAACTCTTCAAGACGATTCAGGGCATGATTTGGAACGACACGAGTTACGAATGGCCGATCATCGGCTTCCGCGACACGGTCGAATCCTTTTCCAGCAAAGATATCCACAACTATATCGGCGAATTCTACCAACCGCAGTCCATGCTTCTCAGCGTGGTCGGCAAGGTGGACCCGGAACAGATTCTCGCTGAAGCCGAGCGTCTGCTGGGCGGCCTGAAAAACACCCGCCCCGTCACTCCGCCCGAACCGTTCACCATCCCGGCCACGGGCAAGGGACCGCGTGTGGTCAAGATGAGCGGCAACTGGAACAAGGTCTACCTCGGCGCGGCATTTCCGATTCCGCACGGCTCATCGGCCCAGATCGCCGGACTGGAGTTGCTGTCCCAACTGCTGGGCGGAGACGACACCTCGCGCTTCTACCGCAAATTCAAATACGAAGAACGTCTGGTTGACGACATTTCGGTCTCGCCTCTCGCCCTTGAGCGCGGCGGCATGCTATACATCAACGCCACACTTGATTCGGAAAAAGTGGAAGAATTCTGGACAAAACTCATGGCGGAACTCGCCACTTTCGACGCTTCCCAGTTCACGGATCAGGAAGTCGAACGCGCCCGCCTGAATCTGGAAGACTCGCTTTTCCTGACCAAGGAAACCCTGAGCGGCCTTTCAAGCAAACTCGCCTATTTCCAATTCTTTGAGGGCGGCGAACAGGCAGAGAAAAACTACCTTTTCGAATTGGGACAGGTTGACCGTACAGAGCTGAAGGCTCTTTACAAGGAATTCGTCCGACCAGATCAACTGGCAACCGCCGTCATGGTTCCCGAAAGCAACGGAGTTTCGCCCGAGACGCTTACCGCCATCACCGAGGCCCAGTGGCCGGTGCAAAATGGCGTCAAGAAACAGCAGGCAGCAGCCAAGACCACCACACAACGGGAAATCGAACTGCCCGGTGGCAGCAAGCTCGTGCTTCTGCCCGACGAAACCCTGCCCTACACCGCCATGAGCTTGTACTGGACCGGCGGCGACGGTGAACTCGATCCCGATCAGCAGGGACTGGCGGCACTCACAGCCAAGGCACTCACTCGCGGCAACATGGACATGTCCGCCACGGAAGTGCAGGATTTCCTGTCGGATCATGCGGCAAGCCTCGGTTCCAGCGCAGGACGCAACATTTTTGCCGTTGAATCCAAGTTCCCCACACGGTTCACCGGCGACATGCTCCCACTGCTCCGCAAGGCACTGACCGCTCCCGCTTTCGACGAAACGGAAATCAAACGCGCCAAGCAGGACCAGATTTCAGGTATCAAACGACGCGAAGATCAACCGCTGGGATTGGCTTTCCGCCACCTGTTCCCATTCCTTTACAAGACCGGCCCGTATGCGCTCCTGCATCAGGGCACCCCTGCGGAAGTCGAGGCAACCACTCAAGCCGACATCATGCGCTTCTGGGGCAGGCAGTCCATGCAGCCCTTCGTCATGGCAGTCTGCGGTCAGTTCGACGATGAAATCATTGAAGGATTTGCTTCGGAGCTGGCTGCCACAATGACCGCACCGGGGACAGCTTACCAATTTACCACACCCGAGTGGAACACCGAGCGTGAAAGCGTCATGCACCTGCCTGACCGCAACCAGTCACACCTGCTCAAGATTTTCCCGACTCCCGGCAAGACCGACAGGGATGCTTCCGCACGACTGGAACTGCTCAGAGCGGCCCTGTCCGGCCAATCAGGACTGCTCTTCCGAGACCTGCGCGACAAGCAGGGACTGGCCTACACGGTAACGTCCATGCTGTGGCAAAGCAGAAACACCGGCTTCATGGCGCTGTACATCGGCACCAGCCCGGACAAGGTGGATCAGAGCCTTGAAGGCTTTGACACGGTACTGGCCGACCTTGCCGCGAACAAACTGCCAGAAGAAGAACTCGCCCGCGCACGAAATATCCTGACCGGAGACTATTATCAGGAACATCAGTCCCTGATCTCACGCAGCCGTCAGGCCGCCAGCCTTCTTGCACGCGGATTTGATCGTAACTATGAACAGGACATCATTGAGCGGGCACAGAAGGTCACTCCTGACGAGATACGCGAAATCGTCCGGGAATACCTCAACCCGGAGAAAGCATACCTTATGAAGGTCACTCCTTAA
- a CDS encoding TetR family transcriptional regulator C-terminal domain-containing protein, whose translation MSEETKQRIIEAGADLIHRQGFNNTGLKDILKAADVPKGSFYFYFDNKEAFGIEVLEYYSQRFRLIAEDILKDDSRPALDRLKDFFEAFLKYFESHGYSRGCPVGNLAQEMSDLSGPFRARLEKSLDGMSNAFVYILTEAQNNGEVPADMDIRETAIFMVEASHGATIRMKATKSPEPLHIFHKFVFNKILK comes from the coding sequence ATGAGCGAAGAAACAAAACAACGCATAATCGAAGCTGGCGCGGACCTCATCCACAGGCAGGGGTTCAACAACACCGGACTGAAAGACATCCTGAAGGCGGCAGACGTCCCCAAGGGATCGTTCTATTTTTATTTCGACAACAAGGAAGCGTTCGGTATTGAGGTGCTTGAGTATTACAGCCAACGGTTCCGGCTGATTGCCGAGGATATCCTCAAGGACGATTCCCGTCCGGCACTTGACCGACTCAAGGATTTTTTTGAAGCATTCCTCAAATACTTTGAGTCCCATGGCTACAGCAGAGGCTGCCCGGTCGGTAATCTGGCTCAGGAAATGAGTGACCTGAGCGGCCCCTTCAGGGCCAGACTGGAAAAATCACTCGACGGAATGTCCAATGCTTTTGTCTACATCCTCACGGAAGCACAGAATAACGGCGAAGTCCCGGCCGACATGGACATCCGGGAAACAGCCATATTCATGGTCGAAGCCAGCCACGGCGCGACAATCCGCATGAAAGCCACCAAAAGTCCGGAGCCGTTGCACATCTTTCATAAATTCGTTTTCAACAAGATACTGAAATAA
- a CDS encoding DUF2238 domain-containing protein, giving the protein MDDSLPSSHRFPFGLAGTYLILWAVLAINPVMRDVWWAENLPVLGVFGLLAATYPKFRFSNLAYTLMAVWMILHTIGGHYTFANVPFDFVTDFFGFERNHFDRLGHFSIGFYAFPIAEFLTRKKLAKPAVVYLFSLFAIMALAAGYEIIEWWYAALAGGEAGIEFLGSQGDIWDAQKDMLADTLGAVTALLIFRFTKRKSDEDTPPA; this is encoded by the coding sequence ATGGACGACTCGCTCCCCTCTTCGCATCGTTTCCCGTTCGGTCTGGCGGGCACCTACCTCATTCTTTGGGCGGTGCTCGCGATCAATCCGGTCATGCGCGATGTCTGGTGGGCGGAAAACCTCCCCGTACTGGGTGTATTCGGCCTGCTCGCCGCCACGTATCCAAAGTTTCGGTTTTCCAATCTCGCATACACCCTCATGGCAGTCTGGATGATACTGCACACCATCGGCGGACACTACACGTTCGCCAACGTGCCGTTCGATTTCGTCACTGATTTCTTCGGATTTGAACGCAATCATTTCGACCGTCTCGGTCACTTTTCCATCGGCTTCTACGCCTTTCCCATCGCCGAATTCCTGACTCGGAAAAAACTGGCAAAGCCCGCAGTGGTCTACCTTTTCAGCTTGTTCGCCATCATGGCGCTGGCAGCGGGGTATGAGATCATCGAATGGTGGTATGCCGCATTGGCTGGCGGTGAGGCCGGGATCGAATTCCTCGGTTCCCAAGGTGACATCTGGGACGCACAAAAAGACATGCTCGCCGACACCCTCGGTGCCGTGACCGCACTTTTGATATTTCGATTTACGAAAAGAAAATCAGATGAGGATACGCCTCCGGCGTAA
- the aroC gene encoding chorismate synthase has product MGGSIFGDIFRLSTFGESHGAGLGGVIDGCPSGIPLDESIIQHELDRRKPGQGGIASTARKEADQVRILSGVFEGVTTGTPIGFYVENTDQRSKDYSKIKDVFRPGHADYSFNAKFGMRDYRGGGRSSGRETVSRVAGGAIAQELLRAEGIAIYAYTVELGGIPAEVVDFEGAQDRPYFSPDPDASAKWDERVREVKAQGDTLGGVVEVRATSVPAGLGEPVFDKMDARLAYALMSVGAVKGVEIGSGMQAACSLGSLNNDPIGPDGFVSNNAGGILGGITSGQDIVARAYIKPIPSISQEQQTVTTDGESTTITIGGRHDIAAIPRINPVLKAMAAMTIADLLLIDRRLGVRA; this is encoded by the coding sequence ATGGGCGGTAGTATTTTTGGTGATATTTTTCGGCTGAGCACCTTTGGTGAATCGCATGGTGCGGGACTCGGCGGTGTTATTGACGGGTGTCCGTCCGGTATTCCGCTTGATGAATCCATCATTCAGCATGAGCTTGACCGGCGCAAGCCCGGACAGGGGGGTATCGCCTCCACGGCGCGCAAGGAAGCGGATCAGGTCCGTATCCTTTCCGGTGTCTTCGAAGGGGTCACCACCGGTACTCCCATCGGGTTTTATGTCGAAAATACGGACCAGCGGTCCAAGGATTATTCGAAAATCAAGGATGTGTTTCGTCCCGGCCATGCCGACTATTCCTTCAACGCCAAATTCGGAATGCGGGACTATCGCGGCGGGGGACGATCCTCCGGACGCGAGACGGTTTCCCGTGTCGCCGGTGGTGCCATCGCGCAGGAATTGTTGCGTGCTGAAGGTATTGCAATTTACGCTTACACTGTCGAACTGGGCGGTATTCCCGCAGAGGTGGTTGATTTCGAGGGCGCGCAGGACAGGCCGTATTTCAGCCCGGACCCGGATGCTTCGGCCAAGTGGGATGAACGTGTCAGGGAAGTGAAAGCGCAGGGCGACACGCTTGGCGGCGTGGTTGAAGTGCGCGCAACTTCCGTACCTGCCGGATTGGGTGAGCCGGTGTTCGACAAGATGGATGCCCGACTTGCCTATGCGCTCATGTCTGTCGGTGCGGTCAAGGGTGTTGAGATCGGTTCCGGCATGCAGGCGGCATGTTCCCTCGGCAGCCTCAATAATGATCCCATCGGGCCTGACGGTTTTGTCTCCAACAATGCCGGTGGCATTCTCGGCGGAATCACGTCCGGTCAGGATATCGTGGCGCGGGCGTATATCAAGCCCATTCCTTCCATTTCGCAGGAGCAGCAGACCGTCACCACGGACGGCGAGTCCACGACCATAACCATTGGCGGCCGCCATGATATCGCTGCCATTCCACGCATCAACCCGGTGCTCAAGGCCATGGCGGCCATGACCATTGCCGACTTGCTGCTGATCGACCGCAGGCTCGGAGTGCGGGCTTAA
- a CDS encoding TrkA family potassium uptake protein has protein sequence MSDNTEVGVIGLGKFGFSLASALTDLGHEVVGVDFNPENVRKAQDVLAQVYQADATDEKALKQIGFADLDKVIVSTGDSMEASILVVLNLQALGVEKIWVKAISEEHERVLYKLGVPFVVFPEAFVAFQLAHRLATPGIHEYFGLGNDVVTREIIVDAWVGKDLRELNLTNTYHVQVIAFRHAGEAEFHFVPQADRKMKEGDVLVLLGKTQDVMQIDKF, from the coding sequence ATGTCGGATAATACGGAAGTCGGCGTTATCGGCCTTGGCAAGTTCGGTTTTTCGCTCGCATCGGCCCTGACTGATCTTGGGCATGAAGTGGTCGGAGTGGATTTCAATCCCGAAAATGTCCGAAAGGCACAGGACGTTTTGGCGCAGGTGTATCAGGCAGATGCCACGGACGAAAAGGCGTTGAAGCAGATCGGCTTTGCGGATCTGGACAAGGTCATTGTTTCCACGGGTGATTCCATGGAAGCGAGTATTCTTGTCGTGCTGAATCTTCAGGCGCTTGGGGTGGAAAAAATCTGGGTCAAGGCAATCAGTGAGGAACATGAGCGCGTATTGTACAAGCTTGGCGTTCCGTTTGTCGTGTTTCCTGAAGCGTTTGTCGCATTTCAGTTGGCCCATCGACTCGCCACGCCGGGAATTCATGAATATTTCGGGCTGGGCAATGATGTCGTGACCCGTGAAATCATTGTGGACGCCTGGGTTGGAAAGGACTTGCGCGAACTCAATTTGACCAATACGTATCATGTGCAGGTCATTGCCTTCCGTCATGCGGGGGAAGCGGAATTCCACTTTGTGCCGCAGGCCGACAGAAAAATGAAAGAAGGCGACGTGCTTGTCCTGCTCGGCAAGACACAGGACGTCATGCAAATAGACAAGTTTTAG